In Eremothecium gossypii ATCC 10895 chromosome V, complete sequence, the genomic stretch TAGATATCCTTTAGACTGTCCGGCATTAGTAGCGCCATTCTATTGAGTTCTATCCCACATGCATACCTCAGTTCCCTGACGGCGTCGGACTTTTCTGTCTTATCTTCGATGTTGATATCAGGGTAGTCCATAGTTGCGCTCGTGATAATTTTCTCGAGAAGTGTGAATAAAACGTTATCTTTGAGTATTGTTAAAAATAAGGCAAAATTTTGGATCTGTTTCTTCAGGAGTAAGGGATCCCGTATGTTCAAGGATATCAATTGATTAGAAAGAGTCTCAACCTTTACCAGTATCATTTCCAATTTCTTATTGTAATCCTCCTCATTTGTGTACCAAATTTTCCAACGAATGCAGCCGTTTATGAAGCACTCTACAATCATCAGCTGTGATAACGAGCTCCAGTAGGGTTCAGCCTTATGGTTTAGAAACGTAGAGCTCAAGATTTCTTGGCCGTATGCAGAACCAAAGTAATTGTTTAGCCGCGCACACAACCAATCGTAAACATAATCAACTTGGATACAAGAAATCAAGCGGATAACATCCCTAATTCTTTTCCGATATGTAGAACAGAATGCATTGTAATCGGAAATAGATTGGAAGTCCACGTCCGCATAGTGTTTTGATATATGTCCATCTATCTGCTCATAGTGAACTAAAGCGTTGGCAGAAAACTCGAGCAGATCAGAAAGGACGTATTTTTCCAGGATAGGCAAGAATTCATCATTTCGGATACAAGTACACCATAAATCGAGAGATATTCCACTCACGATCAAACTTGGGTTATAGGTCGTCTTTAATACTAGTCGCAGGTATAGTTCGACATTCTTATCATCGGCACTGAACCTTAGTATACTTTTATGCAGGCAAGTTATCATATCAGCAAACTTTTTAACAATTGGATACTTGCTTTCGTCAACACCGTGCTGCGGGTTAAACTGTAGGTTTTCATATACTTTGTCCAACAAGCTCATACTATTGAACACCTTGCTGATGATGTGATCAAAATGTGTGTGCGAGTTGTACGGACGGGTTAAAAGTATGTGGATGGAGTCTAGAGAGATAGCCTGTGCTCGTGGGATGTCGGAGAGAAGACACTTCAAAAGCGCACCCAAAATATCGTATCGCACAACAACATCACTGATCGGCCAGTTCAGACAGGTCTTTAAAGTTTCTAACAGCCTCAATGTATATTGGGTATTGCTGGTTTCCAGAGACCGCAAGAGGTCACTGACCCAGATGCCAAACCAGCCCTCAGGGTGGCTTTTGAACAGTTGCCACTTATCGGTATGTTTGTAGTGTTCACTAAATAGATCTAGTGGACATAGAATCATAATACAAAGAGGCTGTACAACCGAAATACGCTTCAAAACGGTCAGGTCCTCAAGCAGAAACGTGTCTTCAAAAAGGGTCCGAAATATAATCAGCGTCAACTCGCGCGATGCCTCGCTCATATGCCACAGCTCCGCTAGGTTTCTGTCCATATCGACCCAGGACTCCATGAGCGCGTGTTCCGACACCTCGTCCCCCTTCAACGCCTCCCCCCACACCCTCTTCGCAACCTCCACCCACAGGTATGCCAGCTTTTCCTTGATGTAGCGGGGATCCTCCGGAGTGACATGGTAATTCAGCTCCTGTACCCACTTCCGCAGCGCCACGCGCTTTTCCGGGTCGTAATCCTTCCAATGCCTCTGCAGAGCGTGCACCAGCAGCCCCAGACCAAAGTGTTTCAGAATCGAATTCTGCCCGTTGTTCAACGCGATCTCGTACCCCCAGAACGGCGATTCGCCGTGCTCCTTCACCTGGTCGAGGAACTTCTGAGCTTCCAGTCGCTGCTGGTTGCTAGATTTCGGCGAGTAGATAATCTCCAGCGCACTCACAATATGCCCCGCGCCGTTTGTATCCATTCCTGCTTGTTTGACAACTCCTCAATGCCTTTGCTTGCAGCTATATCTCTGTTATCACCAGCAACCAAACAGTAAACCGTGCTCTGTCAGCCAAGTTGATAAACCAAGTCGCGATCCGATGTGTCTCCGCCGTATGCCTAGCTTCCTGCGCTGTTCACTATGTTAACCAAGTGATCGATGCTGTAGTCTTGGAAGACAGGGAACTGCAATCTACGCGCTTCTCTCGTAAACACAGAATGCCTGCACTCCTTCCGTGAATCAAAACACAGCACGAACGGTTTGCCACCCAAACGCGGGGCTCAAAGATTTCGTAAAGTATGATGATTGATAAAGTAACCTTAATGAGAGTGAAAACAGATACTTACTCTATAGATGGAAGCGCTTCTTGTCCTTGTCCATTTCGGGCTTGTATTCCCACTCTGTCTCTTCCTTAATACCGCGCTGTAGGCGGCGCAACTTGAGCGTGAATTGCGGGCCAAGCTCTTGCAGGCCGACCTTCTCTTCGTTCCTAAAAATGTAGCGGTGTCTGCGGAAGAAAATGTAGTCTCGCTGGTTGTGCAGGGTGATGACTTGGCGGC encodes the following:
- the MSN5 gene encoding karyopherin MSN5 (Syntenic homolog of Saccharomyces cerevisiae YDR335W (MSN5)); its protein translation is MDTNGAGHIVSALEIIYSPKSSNQQRLEAQKFLDQVKEHGESPFWGYEIALNNGQNSILKHFGLGLLVHALQRHWKDYDPEKRVALRKWVQELNYHVTPEDPRYIKEKLAYLWVEVAKRVWGEALKGDEVSEHALMESWVDMDRNLAELWHMSEASRELTLIIFRTLFEDTFLLEDLTVLKRISVVQPLCIMILCPLDLFSEHYKHTDKWQLFKSHPEGWFGIWVSDLLRSLETSNTQYTLRLLETLKTCLNWPISDVVVRYDILGALLKCLLSDIPRAQAISLDSIHILLTRPYNSHTHFDHIISKVFNSMSLLDKVYENLQFNPQHGVDESKYPIVKKFADMITCLHKSILRFSADDKNVELYLRLVLKTTYNPSLIVSGISLDLWCTCIRNDEFLPILEKYVLSDLLEFSANALVHYEQIDGHISKHYADVDFQSISDYNAFCSTYRKRIRDVIRLISCIQVDYVYDWLCARLNNYFGSAYGQEILSSTFLNHKAEPYWSSLSQLMIVECFINGCIRWKIWYTNEEDYNKKLEMILVKVETLSNQLISLNIRDPLLLKKQIQNFALFLTILKDNVLFTLLEKIITSATMDYPDINIEDKTEKSDAVRELRYACGIELNRMALLMPDSLKDIYSDLENVVAGIMPKLTSHETISFKSFLLSIALTSSMDDKDSRFSAIVDPELAAWSDKSTVVGLTDLPWFLERLGIVKITEYFQKRGIDENSNLLAVQIDEEGKQLKVDLAKHWQTLFPVRATRMFIHYSMQTVKANEDFLKLQELWKPRIVPIMPYILRLLYQLQSYHDPENWKELPIVVQSFINCSTIERFWEAGATNKSKDEFIDEHMKALQTVRDFADSVGHIVRYTREYVLLILSGISSLGSIFYEIEDIPNLLMDSIAIYKPNSDDISPGVSTHGWKHIINVAIRPILKGCPEQCAPAFMSRFLPKLFDTMAVILCKKWSAYMNNTNMSPSPVDDDEMTEEILEENLLRQLTTVVVRLLIDCVGQVGTSSQVTKLKLSPHQIKMRRVIFGDINVMASYLKLLNCLISFRDSKCSFNAILIMKGSLTETLIKHEDVDNFYITEILPNFLMNVLTQNAFKDSFHEAMYVFTVAFLTLCKERESCRTYFYDLSRGYDINSLYENLRRVDNYKDQKVLMVDFIEWIKAVKGDPEDVNEDDNKKRERREAVLARANERLIKKNKDQGDMLDDPNTEDGAFGRLFDDH